From a single Pseudorasbora parva isolate DD20220531a chromosome 15, ASM2467924v1, whole genome shotgun sequence genomic region:
- the ntmt2 gene encoding N-terminal Xaa-Pro-Lys N-methyltransferase 2 — MSDSTSGREFSGTHQAFRDRWAKTDDAMCKHSMSFHLHNTLRKEFFASYLYLLEQIPLVKLYAVTCEYIKGEKQFYYRAQDFYKDVPASEEGMMGDFVEISEVDLEGSRQFLKKFVGPGKAGTKRALDCGCGIGRVSKGVLFPVFESMEMLDMVEDFILHAHECYLGDYADRVEAYYLYNLQEFIPATNKYDVIWMQWIACHLTDKDLMEFLMRAKASLRPNGVIIIKDNMARQGCKLDPIDSSIIRHLDIMKGIIQKAGLTVLDVEKQEGFPEVIVPVWMIAMH; from the exons ATGTCTGATTCAACCTCCGGCAGGGAGTTTAGCGGGACACATCAAGCCTTTCGAGACCGCTGGGCGAAGACAGATGATGCGATGTGCAAACATAGTATGTCTTTCCACTTGCACAATACTCTGAGGAAGGAGTTCTTCGCCAGCTACCTGTACCTCCTGGAGCAGATTCCTCTGG TTAAACTCTATGCAGTGACCTGTGAGTACATTAAAGGGGAGAAGCAGTTTTACTACAGGGCACAGGACTTTTACAAGGACGTCCCGGCATCAGAAGAGGGCATGATGGGAGATTTTGTGGAGATATCGGAGGTTGACCTTGAAGGCTCAAGACAGTTCCTGAAGAAGTTTGTT GGTCCAGGAAAGGCTGGCACCAAGCGAGCACTAGACTGTGGCTGTGGAATCGGGAGAGTTTCTAAAGGAGTTCTCTTTCCTGTGTTTGAATCCATGGAGATGCTTGACATGGTGGAAGATTTCATCCTCCACGCTCATGAGTGTTACCTGGGAGATTACGCAGACCGGGTGGAGGCCTACTACCTTTACAATCTGCAGGAATTCATCCCAGCTACAAATAAATACGATGTCATCTGGATGCAGTGGATTGCCT GTCATCTTACTGATAAGGACCTGATGGAATTTTTAATGCGTGCGAAGGCGAGCTTGAGGCCCAACGGTGTGATTATCATTAAGGATAACATGGCACGGCAGGGCTGCAAGCTGGACCCGATTGACAGCAGCATCATTCGCCACCTGGACATCATGAAGGGCATCATTCAGAAAGCAGGCCTCACCGTACTGGACGTAGAAAAGCAAGAAGGCTTTCCTGAGGTCATCGTGCCTGTATGGATGATCGCCATGCACTAA
- the kifap3a gene encoding kinesin-associated protein 3a isoform X1, whose product MQADDARYLKRKYKGGSLDVHPTEKALVVQYEVEATILGEMGDPMLGERKECQKIIRLKSLNSSTDIASLARKVVEECRLISPSRLPEVEQLLFYLQNRKKSVEKKEKKQIKPRDLTPFEGMELDEEANINSIDDYVELLYEDIPEKIRGATLILHLARNPDNLEELLQNETALGALARVLREDWKQSVDLATTIIYVFFCFSSFSQFHGLITHYKIGALCMSIIEHELKRYDLWQDELQKKKKAGDDDPDNQNLKKEYEKALKKYHGLLAKQEQLLRVALYLLLNLSEDTRTELKMRNKNIVHLLVKTLDRDSEELLVLVVSFLKKLSIFLENKNDMAEIDTVEKLAKLVPCEHEDLLNVTLRLLLNLSFDTGLRSKMVQVDLLPRLSALLGDEAQRQIAMCILYHISMDDRFKSMFAYTDCIPQVMTMLFDCGEERIDAELISFCINLAANKRNAQIMCEGNGLKMLMKRALKLKDPLMMKMIRNISQHDGPSKNLFIDYVGDLAAQIGLKEEEEFVIECLGTLSNLTIPDLDWELVLKEYNLVPYLKDHLKPGSAEDDLILEVVIMIGTVSMDDSCAVMLAKSGIIPALIELLNAQQEDDEFVCQIVYVFYQMVFHQATRDVIIKETQAPAYLIDLMHDKNAEIRKVCDNTLDIIAEYDVEWGKKIQSEKFRWHNSQWLEMVENRQMDEAEPYIYGDDGEPFLQNGDILERPDLFYSADGIIPADGAISPEFFTDFQNGDLLGPQGFPSSSYMTDRCLFSASSLTDGYGQTGVTPARPATAYGFRPDEQFYYGYTASR is encoded by the exons ATGCAAGCGGACGACGCCAGATATTTAAAAcg GAAATATAAGGGTGGCAGTTTAGATGTCCACCCCACAGAAAAAGCCCTCGTTGTCCAGTATGAAGTGGAAGCCACCATCCTGGGCGAGATGGGAGACCCAATGCTAGGAGAACGCAAGGAGTGCCAGAAGAT AATTCGTCTGAAAAGCCTAAATTCCAGCACAGACATTGCGTCTTTAGCACGGAAGGTAGTGGAGGAATGCAGACTAATTTCTCCTTCCAGACTTCCGGAGGTGGAACAGTTATTGTTCTACCTGCAGAACCGCAAGAAATCTGTCG AAAAGAAGGAGAAGAAACAGATCAAGCCAAGAGACCTGACTCCTTTTGAAGGAATGGAG CTGGATGAGGAGGCCAACATTAATAGCATAGATGACTATGTTGAGCTCCTGTATGAGGACATCCCTGAGAAGATCAGAGGAGCTACACTCATCCTCCACTTGGCCCGTAACCCTGACAACCTGGAGGAGTTGCTGCAGAATG AGACAGCTCTGGGCGCGCTGGCCCGGGTCCTGAGGGAAGACTGGAAGCAGAGTGTCGATTTGGCAACCACCATCATCTATGTCTTCTTCTGCTTCTCCAG TTTCTCCCAGTTCCACGGCCTGATCACTCATTACAAGATTGGCGCGCTGTGCATGAGCATAATTGAGCATGAGCTGAAGCGCTATGACCTATGGCAAGACGAACTGCAGAAGAAAAAGAAGGCTG GGGACGATGACCCAGACAATCAGAACCTGAAGAAGGAGTACGAGAAAGCCCTGAAGAAGTACCATGGACTGCTGGCCAAACAAGAACAGCTTTTAAGAG TGGCTCTGTACCTGCTGTTGAATCTGTCTGAGGACACCCGCACAGAGCTGAAGATGAGGAACAAGAACATTGTCCACCTTCTGGTGAAAACGCTGGACAGAGACAGCGAAGAGCTACTGGTGCTGGTGGTGTCCTTCCTCAAAAAGCTCAGTATCTTCTTAGAGAATAAGAATGACATG GCTGAGATAGATACAGTAGAGAAGCTGGCAAAACTGGTGCCCTGTGAACATGAAGATCTTTTGAACGTCACACTTCGCCTCCTCCTTAATCTCTCATTTGACACTGGCCTCCGCAGCAAGATGGTGCAGGTGGACCTTCTGCCCAGACTCAGCGCATTGTTAG GAGACGAAGCGCAGAGACAGATCGCCATGTGCATTCTGTACCACATCAGCATGGACGATCGTTTCAAGTCCATGTTTGCGTACACGGACTGCATTCCACAG GTAATGACGATGCTGTTTGATTGTGGTGAAGAGAGGATTGACGCTGAGCTCATTTCCTTCTGCATCAACTTGGCTGCCAACAAAAGGAATGCCCAGATTATGTGTGAAG gCAATGGTCTGAAGATGCTGATGAAGAGAGCACTAAAGCTAAAAGATCCTCTAATGATGAAGATGATCCGAAATATATCTCAGCATGATGGACCATCTAAAAATCTTTTCATT GACTATGTTGGAGACCTGGCGGCTCAGATCGGACTGAAGGAAGAGGAGGAGTTTGTGATTGAGTGCTTGGGGACTCTTTCCAATCTTACCATTCCTGATCTTGACTGGGAACTTGTGCTAAAGGAGTACAACCTGGTGCCTTATCTTAAAGACCACCTTAAACCAG GCTCTGCAGAGGATGACCTCATTCTGGAGGTAGTGATCATGATTGGCACTGTCTCCATGGACGACTCTTGTGCCGTAATGTTGGCTAAATCAGGCATCATTCCTGCTCTAATAGAACTATTAAACG CCCAGCAAGAAGATGATGAGTTTGTCTGTCAGATTGTATACGTCTTTTACCAAATGGTGTTTCACCAGGCCACTCGAGATGTCATTATAAAAGAAACCC AGGCTCCAGCATATCTCATTGACCTAATGCACGACAAAAATGCAGAAATACGCAAAGTGTGCGACAATACATTGGACATCATTGCT GAATATGATGTGGAGTGGGGCAAGAAGATCCAAAGCGAGAAGTTTCGCTGGCATAACTCTCAGTGGCTGGAGATGGTGGAGAACCGGCAAATGGATGAGGCCGAGCCTTACATATATGGAGACGATGGAGAACCTTTCCTTCAAAATGGTGACATCCTGGAACGGCCAGACCTCTTCTACAGTGCAG ATGGAATAATCCCAGCAGATGGTGCCATTAGTCCAGAGTTCTTCACAGACTTCCAGAATGGAGATCTGTTAGGACCACAGGGTTTCCCCAGCAG CAGTTATATGACCGACAGATGTCTCTTTTCCGCCAGTTCTTTGACAGACGGATACGGACAGACAGGTGTGACTCCAGCACGTCCTGCCACGGCTTACGGCTTTCGGCCTGATGAGCAGTTTTATTACGGTTACACAGCATCACGGTAG
- the kifap3a gene encoding kinesin-associated protein 3a isoform X2, giving the protein MQADDARYLKRKYKGGSLDVHPTEKALVVQYEVEATILGEMGDPMLGERKECQKIIRLKSLNSSTDIASLARKVVEECRLISPSRLPEVEQLLFYLQNRKKSVEKKEKKQIKPRDLTPFEGMELDEEANINSIDDYVELLYEDIPEKIRGATLILHLARNPDNLEELLQNETALGALARVLREDWKQSVDLATTIIYVFFCFSSFSQFHGLITHYKIGALCMSIIEHELKRYDLWQDELQKKKKAGDDDPDNQNLKKEYEKALKKYHGLLAKQEQLLRVALYLLLNLSEDTRTELKMRNKNIVHLLVKTLDRDSEELLVLVVSFLKKLSIFLENKNDMAEIDTVEKLAKLVPCEHEDLLNVTLRLLLNLSFDTGLRSKMVQVDLLPRLSALLGDEAQRQIAMCILYHISMDDRFKSMFAYTDCIPQVMTMLFDCGEERIDAELISFCINLAANKRNAQIMCEGNGLKMLMKRALKLKDPLMMKMIRNISQHDGPSKNLFIDYVGDLAAQIGLKEEEEFVIECLGTLSNLTIPDLDWELVLKEYNLVPYLKDHLKPGSAEDDLILEVVIMIGTVSMDDSCAVMLAKSGIIPALIELLNAQQEDDEFVCQIVYVFYQMVFHQATRDVIIKETQAPAYLIDLMHDKNAEIRKVCDNTLDIIAEYDVEWGKKIQSEKFRWHNSQWLEMVENRQMDEAEPYIYGDDGEPFLQNGDILERPDLFYSADGIIPADGAISPEFFTDFQNGDLLGPQGFPSSSLTDGYGQTGVTPARPATAYGFRPDEQFYYGYTASR; this is encoded by the exons ATGCAAGCGGACGACGCCAGATATTTAAAAcg GAAATATAAGGGTGGCAGTTTAGATGTCCACCCCACAGAAAAAGCCCTCGTTGTCCAGTATGAAGTGGAAGCCACCATCCTGGGCGAGATGGGAGACCCAATGCTAGGAGAACGCAAGGAGTGCCAGAAGAT AATTCGTCTGAAAAGCCTAAATTCCAGCACAGACATTGCGTCTTTAGCACGGAAGGTAGTGGAGGAATGCAGACTAATTTCTCCTTCCAGACTTCCGGAGGTGGAACAGTTATTGTTCTACCTGCAGAACCGCAAGAAATCTGTCG AAAAGAAGGAGAAGAAACAGATCAAGCCAAGAGACCTGACTCCTTTTGAAGGAATGGAG CTGGATGAGGAGGCCAACATTAATAGCATAGATGACTATGTTGAGCTCCTGTATGAGGACATCCCTGAGAAGATCAGAGGAGCTACACTCATCCTCCACTTGGCCCGTAACCCTGACAACCTGGAGGAGTTGCTGCAGAATG AGACAGCTCTGGGCGCGCTGGCCCGGGTCCTGAGGGAAGACTGGAAGCAGAGTGTCGATTTGGCAACCACCATCATCTATGTCTTCTTCTGCTTCTCCAG TTTCTCCCAGTTCCACGGCCTGATCACTCATTACAAGATTGGCGCGCTGTGCATGAGCATAATTGAGCATGAGCTGAAGCGCTATGACCTATGGCAAGACGAACTGCAGAAGAAAAAGAAGGCTG GGGACGATGACCCAGACAATCAGAACCTGAAGAAGGAGTACGAGAAAGCCCTGAAGAAGTACCATGGACTGCTGGCCAAACAAGAACAGCTTTTAAGAG TGGCTCTGTACCTGCTGTTGAATCTGTCTGAGGACACCCGCACAGAGCTGAAGATGAGGAACAAGAACATTGTCCACCTTCTGGTGAAAACGCTGGACAGAGACAGCGAAGAGCTACTGGTGCTGGTGGTGTCCTTCCTCAAAAAGCTCAGTATCTTCTTAGAGAATAAGAATGACATG GCTGAGATAGATACAGTAGAGAAGCTGGCAAAACTGGTGCCCTGTGAACATGAAGATCTTTTGAACGTCACACTTCGCCTCCTCCTTAATCTCTCATTTGACACTGGCCTCCGCAGCAAGATGGTGCAGGTGGACCTTCTGCCCAGACTCAGCGCATTGTTAG GAGACGAAGCGCAGAGACAGATCGCCATGTGCATTCTGTACCACATCAGCATGGACGATCGTTTCAAGTCCATGTTTGCGTACACGGACTGCATTCCACAG GTAATGACGATGCTGTTTGATTGTGGTGAAGAGAGGATTGACGCTGAGCTCATTTCCTTCTGCATCAACTTGGCTGCCAACAAAAGGAATGCCCAGATTATGTGTGAAG gCAATGGTCTGAAGATGCTGATGAAGAGAGCACTAAAGCTAAAAGATCCTCTAATGATGAAGATGATCCGAAATATATCTCAGCATGATGGACCATCTAAAAATCTTTTCATT GACTATGTTGGAGACCTGGCGGCTCAGATCGGACTGAAGGAAGAGGAGGAGTTTGTGATTGAGTGCTTGGGGACTCTTTCCAATCTTACCATTCCTGATCTTGACTGGGAACTTGTGCTAAAGGAGTACAACCTGGTGCCTTATCTTAAAGACCACCTTAAACCAG GCTCTGCAGAGGATGACCTCATTCTGGAGGTAGTGATCATGATTGGCACTGTCTCCATGGACGACTCTTGTGCCGTAATGTTGGCTAAATCAGGCATCATTCCTGCTCTAATAGAACTATTAAACG CCCAGCAAGAAGATGATGAGTTTGTCTGTCAGATTGTATACGTCTTTTACCAAATGGTGTTTCACCAGGCCACTCGAGATGTCATTATAAAAGAAACCC AGGCTCCAGCATATCTCATTGACCTAATGCACGACAAAAATGCAGAAATACGCAAAGTGTGCGACAATACATTGGACATCATTGCT GAATATGATGTGGAGTGGGGCAAGAAGATCCAAAGCGAGAAGTTTCGCTGGCATAACTCTCAGTGGCTGGAGATGGTGGAGAACCGGCAAATGGATGAGGCCGAGCCTTACATATATGGAGACGATGGAGAACCTTTCCTTCAAAATGGTGACATCCTGGAACGGCCAGACCTCTTCTACAGTGCAG ATGGAATAATCCCAGCAGATGGTGCCATTAGTCCAGAGTTCTTCACAGACTTCCAGAATGGAGATCTGTTAGGACCACAGGGTTTCCCCAGCAG TTCTTTGACAGACGGATACGGACAGACAGGTGTGACTCCAGCACGTCCTGCCACGGCTTACGGCTTTCGGCCTGATGAGCAGTTTTATTACGGTTACACAGCATCACGGTAG